TTCGGTTTGAATAAATTCTTATATTCAACGGAAAAGGGAGTGTGCCTAGAGTATATGTAGTTTTTTgtggtttataaattatttgtttgatttttttccgaCCCCGGTACAAAAATTTTCTGGCTCCGCCACTGGATTACGCACTCCTTATTTTCAGTTCACTTCCTTTCAAAATGAGAGAGACCAGTGATCAATACGTTTCATTAGATTATGTATTATACAAATTAATCAGCCTAATTAATTACGTGTAAACCATATAACATCGTGTAGATGCGAAATACAATCAAATACCtagtgaaagaaaaagaagtagaaTAGTAATCTTTACAATGAGAGCGAGTGTTATGGTAACTAAACAACTTTGAATTACTAGGCATTTACAGGAAGAGAGGAGGACGAAGATGGTGAGCTGATGGCTGAGACGCAGCCTTTAAGTCGATCAAGAATCGCGTTTTTGGTCTTCGTCAGGCTTGCATGTGACGTCAAAGGCAGTCCTTCTTTAACACACTCGTCGTACTTCTCTAGCACCGCCACAATGTTTGAGAAGTCCGGTCGCTTCGAAGGGTTCTCCGACCAGCACCTCTTGATCAGGTGAGCTAGCGCTGGCTGACAGCTAGCCGGTAATGGCGGTCTCTCGTTCTGCTCGATcagttttttaaaagaaaaacaattaatgaCTTGCGTCCCAAAAGCACACAATCTTAGTGTTAATCGCAAACGCTATTTCACCTTTTCAGCGACTGCAAACGCGGCTTGCACGGGAGTCATGCCTTGGAATGGAAGCAAGGCAGTGGTGAGTTCCCATAGAACGATACCGAAGCTATAAACATCGACTTTCCTTGTGTAAGGTTTCTCCTTGATCATCTCTGGAGCCATCCATCGATAAGTTCCCATATTACCCTTGGCCTCTCTGCATTGCGTCTCAAGACAAGAAGTCCCAAAATCTGCAACTTTAACTCTCATTTCATCATTCAAAAGTAAGTTGTTGGACTTTAGGTCTCTGTGGATAACACCCTGCGAGTGAAGATACTCCATTCCTCTCGAGATGTCTAGAGCTAGCCTTAGTACGGTCTCAATCGAGAGCGAGTAAGGTTCCTTCTTGTTGAGGTACATTCGGAGATTACCTTGTGACATGTACTCTGTTATTATGCAGTATACCGGCGGTTTCTTGCACGCCGCAATAAactattatatcaaaataaatatattatttagcaTTCGAAAAGGCCTATGCTCGTATTTGTGGTTGGATGCAGTGTCTTGATGCAACATTAAAATTTGCATTTGTATGCTATGttactaataattaattattagtttaaacTATGATAGGAAGAATAGAGAAGTCAGACCTGGACGATGTTAGGGTGAAAGAGACGAGAAAGCAGAGCAACCTCGGACTTAAACTGTTGTTCGAGTTTAGCCCTTGTCTCTTCCTTGTGTGTAGGGATCCTCACCATCTTCACAGCGACGGCTCTCTGCTTGTAGATCCCTCTGTAAA
Above is a genomic segment from Brassica oleracea var. oleracea cultivar TO1000 unplaced genomic scaffold, BOL UnpScaffold01569, whole genome shotgun sequence containing:
- the LOC106321407 gene encoding serine/threonine-protein kinase HT1; translation: MSGSCFNPFRLRRSLRPQFPPEPSFPVLSANPSSSRTNRYAESETMEKKRFDSMESWSMILESENVETWEASKGEREEWTADLSQLFIGNKFASGAHSRIYRGIYKQRAVAVKMVRIPTHKEETRAKLEQQFKSEVALLSRLFHPNIVQFIAACKKPPVYCIITEYMSQGNLRMYLNKKEPYSLSIETVLRLALDISRGMEYLHSQGVIHRDLKSNNLLLNDEMRVKVADFGTSCLETQCREAKGNMGTYRWMAPEMIKEKPYTRKVDVYSFGIVLWELTTALLPFQGMTPVQAAFAVAEKNERPPLPASCQPALAHLIKRCWSENPSKRPDFSNIVAVLEKYDECVKEGLPLTSHASLTKTKNAILDRLKGCVSAISSPSSSSSLPVNA